The Desulfomonilaceae bacterium DNA window CCAAGAGCAGAACAATTACTAATCAGTGGCTACATCCCCTGATGCCGGAAAACGCTATCATGATTAACCCTGTTGACGCCAAGGGGCTAGGTTTAAAGGATGGCCAAAGAGTGAAAGTTGTAAGTGCGACCAATCCAACAGGTGACTGGGATTTGGGGGCTGGCACTACCAAGCCAATGATCGGTAAATTGCAACTCACACAAACCATGCGACCTGGAGTGATAAGCTTTGCGCTAGGATTTGGACATTGGGCCACCGGGGCGGTTGATTTTTCCATAGATGGAAAGACCATCAAGGGTGAACCGAAGCGGGCCACCGGCGTACACGCCAACGCAGCGATGTGGGTTGATCCGGCGTTAAAGAATACCTGTATGCTTGATCCAGTGGGCGGGAGCGTGAGTTTCTACGACACTCACGTGAAATTACTGTTGGTGGGCTCTTAACAAATAGTGGACAATTCAGTCCCAGTGCCTGCCCTACAACCTTTTCGGTCAACTGAAGGTAATATTTGTTAGAGAGTGCGCTGAAAAGATATTAAGAGAAGCCATGTCAATCAGTGTCTATTGCCATGCGCATCCCCTGACTTCGCTCCGGCGCACTTTGACAAAGCAACAAGTTGTTACGTCCGGAGATTTGCGACGTATGCTGGCTCCTGGGCGGCGATATATTTTCCTCTCCATGTGTTATCCTTTTCAACTTTTCTATCCGTGGAGCCAAATTAGGCGGTGGGTTCTCTTTCTATTGAGATAGAAACGGTCTATTCTGGCTGGAAGCAGGCAAAGTGATTCACGGGGTAGAAGCGTATTGACAAGAATTGACGGCGCCAGGTTGCGCCACATAAAAGGTGGGCGCTCAAACTGATCATGGAAGAAAAAGGGGACCACAATGTCCAGTGACAGATACGAAAGAGGGCTCGAAAAACTTAAAGAGGTGGATGGCGAAGCGGGAGAAAGAGTTATCGAGAGTTTGAAAGATATCGCTCCCGACCTCGCCAAATATGTGATTGAATTCCCATTTGGGGATGTCTATTGTCGCCCAGGACTGGATCTGAAATCACGAGAGATCGCTACTGTCGCAGCGCTTACTGCCTTGGGTACGGCAACGCCACAACTCAAAGTCCATATCCACGGCGCTCTCAATGTTGGCCTGTCACGTCAGGAAGTTGTTGAAATTGTCATCCAGATGGCTGTTTACGCTGGATTTCCGGCAGCCTTGAATGGGATGTTCGCGGCCAAGGAAGTCTTCCAGGAGCGCGATGAGAAAGGACAAAGTTAAACCTTATAACATTTCTATGCAACAGCCCCGAGATGATTTGGTGAGCCTTCATCGGCCAAAAATCGCTATAAGAAAACCAGTAAAGCCCATTATTAAGAGCGTTGGCAAACAGCCATATCAGCTCCCCCATTTTGCTGTTTGTCTTAAAAACTGTTCATGTGGCCAATCCAGTTCCAATCCGATCCCCACTACGTTTTTGACTCCTGTTCAGATTGTCGCACAGGCGGTAGGAATCCGGAGTTATAAACGGTGGCCTGGATAAGTTTTTACGTTCCCTGAATATCCATCTCTCTGTGGATAGGAAAAACGTGAATAATCTCTTATTGGCGAGAAGATAAGAGCCGCTCAAAGAAATAGTCGAATATGGTAGCAAAAACTCGGTTGCCATCAGCCTTGAGAATCTTTCCGAGACCGCTGAACACCTTGAGCCCGTACTAAGCGAAGTTCCAGAACTCAGATAAACGTCATATTTGAGCATTTCCCTCGTTTGGAACAAAGATACGTAGGTATCCACATCGCTTTGACAAGACGTTGAAAAATCCCCAAATTCTAGAGGCGCTTTAAAGGTCTAATGGACAGTGCTTGATCATAACCAGGGAGTGGGATCTCTTTATACAAGACTGTTCGGTGTGGCTTACCCCCGGAATCCTGTTCACAGTTCCCTTTTTTCATCCGACTTGGACAGAATGCGCCTTCTTTTTTCTCCATGAATAGCCATGCTATTGCTTTCCAAAAAGGAAAGGACACCTTGCCGGATGCCCTGAACCAACTTGCTGCGATATTCTACCGTTTTGAGAAGCTCCTCCTCTTCGGGGTTCGCAATGCACCCGCACTCGATAATCACTGCAGGCACAGTGGCGCTTCGCAGTATAAACAGGTTTGGCCGCTCGTAAACAGCCTTTGTGCCGGGCACAAGCTTCATGCGTTCCTCAGGAATGTCTTCAGTATGATATTCGCTCCAAATTAATCCCAGAGAAATCATTGCGGACTCTATCGCCTTGGCTAGTCGAATCGATCCTTCATTAGGATACACATGAAGAGAAAACCCCCTGTAGTACAGTCGCATAGGGTCGCCGGATTTCGACTTGAGCAAATGTGAGTAGATTTCACCCATTATCACGACACACATCCATAGCCGCAGTGCGAAATCATCAATATCGACGAACCGTTTCATAAATGACCGTGATTTCCATGAGTCATATCTGTTCTCCAAATGAAGTTCAGTCTCGGAGCGATTTTCTTTGTGCTATTGCGAAAAAATGTAGGCGCCGAATAAGGATCCGAGATGGGTCAAGAAGTAGCGGCGCCTGCAAGCATTCGGTATTTGAGTTATGGCCTACGACGACCAAGCTCGCAGGCGCTGCTAAATTAGCTTCACTTGCCAGTAGGTTCGGGGATCCAAGAATCTATTTTTTCAATTACTGTTTTTGTCTCCTCAATGGTTTTGTCGTAGAGTCTTTCCCCATATGGTTTGATTGGCAGCGGTGGCGCTGCCGGTATCGGTGGCGGCGGTGATTGCGGTATCGGTGGTGGTGAGGGATCTAGTATCTCTTCGGGGAATAGATTCCCGTTGGGGCTAATTTTAAACACGTAAATCTTGCCTTGAATCATCTGGTTGTAAACAACATTTCCATATATTGCTGCGACGCCTATGTCGATCAACTTGTCTTTATCATGTGATAACTTCCAAATCTCTGACCAGAACTTGTCTTTTTGTGGTGCAAAAAGTGGGTTTACCAGCCGCTGGAAAACAGTCAGAGACTTTGAACCCTCCTCTAACAATCCCGAGTAACGCTCAGGTTCAGTTCCCTCAGTCTCAATAGGAAAACCTTGATCAGGGCTTGTATGGTCGCCATAGACTCTACGCCACAGATATAGAGCTTTTTCCTTGCCATCCATTACTACTTTATTGCCAAATTTTACGATGAGGGCATCGAAGTGGATAACATCGCCCTCGATCTCGTATTCTTTTCTCAAGACCTCTTTACTTTTGTTATTCCTGTCTGTTTCAACGAACACGAGACGAGTGAATTTTACGCCTGGGTACCCGTCCCTCTCACCCTGCCATATCACCTTTGCATATCCAATCGTATCTTCTTGCGTCAGGTTCGTAATCGCCAGTCTTAACTGCTTATTTTCTGTTAGTAATTTTGTGATGTTCGGCAAGACAGCCCAAAGCACATACACCACCAGCGTGATCACTAGAAGTGCTATCATCGCCACAACTCTGCCAACAATCCCGCCGCGCTCGCCCTTGGAAAACCTCATGATTTGCCTCTTACAACGGAAATTGCCCCCTTTACCGAGACGCTCCACAAAAATGTTGTCATTCAACCGCCCTATTTCAGTCCATCTATTCTGACATTTCTCCCCCTGAGGTCAATATATTATGCGAAAATAACGCCGTTTCTGTCCATGGAATGTGAAAAATAACACCACCTTCATATTTTTGAATCAGCACATCCCTTAAACTGGTCAGTCCTTTCCATCGTCAAAGAAGTTTAGCCTCCTTCAGGATTCGCCTGCGTAACAGCCAGTAGAGTCCTTTCTCACTAACTACGTCCACTCTCCGGCCCATAAGCTCCCGTAAGTCGGTTAGTAGCGCTCCTAGGTCAAGCAGATTTCGATTGGGTTCCATTTCAACCAGGAAGTCAATGTGACTTGATTCATCGGCGTCGCCACGTCCACATTTGTTTACCAAGTGGAAGGGATTTTCAGCCCAAAGACCATATGCTTTTCGAGCGTTACGCCGTATTGCTCCGTCCATAGCCCGGTAAGCTACCCAAAAAGAAGACACCACATTCGACTTCATAATTGGTCATAATCCAATGGCTTGGTCTGTCCGCTGCTAATTTCTTGCCGCACACGTATGGCTGTAGCGACCAACTTATCCTGAGTTTTTTCGAATGCTTCGTTCCAGAGTTTTTCGTCACAAATGTCCTCGAGATATTCTCTCAAATGTTCAACAACTTGGTTTTGAGTTGCATCAGGCAAGCTCTGCATCATTTTGACAACGGTGGCAATAGCTGATGATGGCATTGACTGCCTCCTCCGAATGTAGCGGCTCTTATAGCTGATATAATATCACAGCCGTCCAATAAAAGTTTCGCGTCTGTCACGGGGTTCGTCAACTTTGGCCATATTATGGACGAATGATGAATGATGGGACTGGTAAATTCCCCCAATTATTGAATATCCATCTTCTTGTGGATAGGAGAATCGTCAGTGATCTCGGATTGGCCGAGAAGAAAAGAGCCCTCAAAGAAATGGTCGAGTATGGCAAAAAAACTCCTTCACCATCAACCTTGAGAATCTTTCCGAAACCGCAGAAGACCTTGAGCCGGTAATTAATGAAGTTTCGGATCTCAGAATGACGCTGGATGTTGGGCATACGAACCTTAATGGCCCTGTAAATAAGTCAATTTCGATTATGGAAAGATTTGGGAAGCTGATCCGTCACGTTCATGTGCGCGAAAACTCGTGAACTGTAGCAACGAACTCGTGGGAGGTTGTCGACTCAATGATGTTTGCTCACGGCGACACTACGATTCTGTTATCTACAGGGGGAAAGGAAATCCCTACCGAATCTCGTATCTCTTGTCGGGAAATTTGCGAACAAACTCGTAAATCACGACATATCAGAATGAGGAAACAGCAAACTTATCAACTGATATCACGAGCATTTGGTTGCAGTCCGAACCGGTTTCTAACCGGTGTCTCCGCCGTGAGAGGGCGGGAAAGATAGCTACTCACATTGATTTTAGCTAATCCTCTCAGCTAGTTATAGATTAGTATCATCATTTATACACTTATATATTCCGAAAAAAGGGACCAAATTTGCCAAGCGAATTAGCTTAGAATGTTAAGGTAAGCTCTTGCTAATGATTCGCTCAAAAATGGATTGCTTACTTTGTCGATTTACCATAGCCTAATCGGCGGAATACCTTTCACGTTCAAGAGTAGAGATCCAATTTTTTAGTTTTTGCGAAGGACAAAAACCGACGAATAGAAAAGCATAGATCCATATAAATTAATTCCATTTGTAAATTTAGCTATTCTATGTAGGGTAAATATGAAAATATAACTTCATTCTATAAGGAGCCAAGAATGTTAGGAAGTGACGAATTGGTTAGAATTTGGGAAGAATTTGACGTTCCACTGAAGAAGCGAGAGTTACTTAAACATGATTTTAAATTATGGGAAGCTCTTTTGAATGATAGAAATCCAGAGGAAACAGAAATATTCTTGGAGAAACAAGGTAGCATAGGTTATCTTTTCTCAGAAAATATCTTAATGAAAATTGACAGACAGGATTCAGAGCCTAGAAATATTATTACTTTCTTTCCTCTCAACGAGATTAAATCTTGTAACTTACAAATAAATGGCTTTGAATCGAATAATAATGGTGAGGTAGTCCTTAACAAAAAAGGTCAAATAATACCTGACACCAAGATTCAACTGTTCTTCTGTATTGGAAAAAATGAATTCACCTTTAATTCAGACCAACTTTACACTGATCGACTCATTAGTATTCTAACTAATAAAATTTTACCAAAGATTGGAAAATAGAGCGGGGTTCCCAATAAACACAAAAGCCCAACGATGAACAACGACGGCATCACTGGGCTTCCATGCTTCAGACAATTATCTCTATGAGCTTACATGAACCAGGGTGAGATGGTCAATTAAATTTTCTTCCCGAAAACGCCAAACCCGCCAGTTTCGGAGGGATGAAAAGATGAGGTCAATTTAACTTTATCTTGATATGGAACAGGGCTACAGTAAAACGACAAGGCCGGAATCATCGCGGAATCAAGGTTCTATGCCAGAAATCAT harbors:
- a CDS encoding carboxymuconolactone decarboxylase family protein, translating into MSSDRYERGLEKLKEVDGEAGERVIESLKDIAPDLAKYVIEFPFGDVYCRPGLDLKSREIATVAALTALGTATPQLKVHIHGALNVGLSRQEVVEIVIQMAVYAGFPAALNGMFAAKEVFQERDEKGQS
- a CDS encoding nucleotidyltransferase domain-containing protein: MKSNVVSSFWVAYRAMDGAIRRNARKAYGLWAENPFHLVNKCGRGDADESSHIDFLVEMEPNRNLLDLGALLTDLRELMGRRVDVVSEKGLYWLLRRRILKEAKLL
- a CDS encoding N-acetylmuramoyl-L-alanine amidase; amino-acid sequence: MKRFVDIDDFALRLWMCVVIMGEIYSHLLKSKSGDPMRLYYRGFSLHVYPNEGSIRLAKAIESAMISLGLIWSEYHTEDIPEERMKLVPGTKAVYERPNLFILRSATVPAVIIECGCIANPEEEELLKTVEYRSKLVQGIRQGVLSFLESNSMAIHGEKRRRILSKSDEKREL